In Plasmodium gaboni strain SY75 chromosome 11, whole genome shotgun sequence, the following proteins share a genomic window:
- a CDS encoding carbonic anhydrase produces MKLLCLLYLILIFYNVNLFINYKKSRLLLEIIDKYNTHFIQTTKPYYEINMTNLANSKKKKRKKKRKNQLNGSGGNMLKNYEKNIKDFHINDYEIYKKTIHNKENKDDFKITKNKLNDNQELFHRDSMLSYMQNKNNLYNYSFSENERNSEKEEKLDNFNNMKNINTLQNNINKTFLYNKFKNIDYYEHGYNWNIGQCKTGEYQSPVDLPMKNLKERELKNISDVYLNLFDDDNYAWNNYNKPWMKGDIFYYYEYFIKKIVINRQNNIFQIKAARDGIIPFGVLFTTDQPAMFYADQIHFHAPSEHTFQGSGNRREIEMQIFHSTNYVYDALDEKTKYKKKYGLHIYNNLKKNSKETSKKDSSMYHSYLMSFLMNSLSNEQLQNKYNKKKRMKTMKNQYEVISITFTSAEINASTINAFEKLPSEKFLRTIINVSNAVNVGSDPTLVELKEALNLDALMMMLNIEDMQFLSYEGSSTLPLCNENVSWKVAKQPLPASTETILNFYNLLKKHTPNYSGSDNDNYRSLQNVEDNTRHYRKFSLVQIFPIQVLISSAISNVEDNEVINIIKDISPKNMSFSYYSKWDIYFILFIFYNIVLFLF; encoded by the exons ATGAAGCTCTTGTGTTTACTATATCTCATTTTAATCTTTTACAACGTAAacttatttattaattataagAAGAGCAGACTATTGCTTGAAATTATAGACAAATATAATACCCATTTTATACAGACAACTAAACCTTACTACGAAATTAATATGACTAATCTAGCTAattccaaaaaaaaaaaaagaaaaaaaaaaaggaaaaatcAACTGAACGGTTCAGGTGGAAATATGctaaaaaattatgaaaaaaatattaaggattttcatataaatgattatgaaatatataagaaaacAATTCATAATAAAGAGAACAAGGATGATTTTAAAATAactaaaaataaattaaatgataatcAAGAATTATTTCATAGAGATAGTATGTTATCTTATATgcaaaataaaaataatttatataattattctttttctgaaaatgaaagaaattctgaaaaagaagagaagcttgataattttaataatatgaaaaatataaatactctacaaaataatattaataaaacctttttatataacaaattcaaaaatatagatTATTATGAGCATGGTTATAATTGGAATATAGGTCAATGTAAAACAGGGGAATATCAATCACCTGTTGATTTACCTATGAAAAATTTAAAGGAGAgagaattaaaaaatataagtgatgtatatttaaatttatttgaCGATGACAATTATGCATGGAACAATTATAACAAACCATGGATGAAAGGagatattttttattattatgaatattttataaaaaaaattgttattaatagacaaaataatatatttcaaattAAAGCTGCAAGAGATGGAATAATACCATTTGGTGTATTATTTACTACTGATCAACCTGCTATGTTTTATGCAGATCAAATCCATTTTCATGCTCCTAGCGAACATACATTTCAAGGTTCAGGTAATAGAAGAGAAATTGAAATGCAAATATTTCACAGTACAAATTATGTTTATGATGCACTAGATGAGAAAAccaaatataaaaaaaaatacgggttacatatatataataatttaaaaaaaaattcgAAAGAAACATCAAAAAAAGATTCAAGTATGTATCATTCTTATCTTATGTCCTTTCTAATGAATAGCTTATCAAATGAACAATTAcaaaacaaatataataaaaaaaaaagaatgaaGACGATGAAAAATCAATATGAAGTAATATCTATTACATTTACTAGTGCAGAAATTAATGCTTCAACTATTAATGCATTCGAGAAATTACCATCCGAAAAATTTCTAAGAActataataaatgtatcAAATGCAGTTAACGTCGGCTCAG ATCCAACCTTGGTCGAATTAAAGGAGGCTTTAAATTTGGATGCCTTGATGATGATGTTAAATATTGAAGACATGCAATTTTTGTCATATGAAGGATCTTCTACATTACCCCTATGTAATGAGAATGTATCCTGGAAAGTAGCCAAACAACCTTTGCCTGCATCAACGGAAACcattttaaatttttataatctCCTAAAAAAACACACACCTAATTATTCAGGTAgtgataatgataattacAGGAGTTTACAAAATGTTGAAGATAATACAAGACATTATAGAAAGTTTTCTTTAGTTCAAATTTTTCCTATACAAGTCTTAATTTCATCAGCTATATCAAATGTAGAGGATAATGAAgttattaatattattaaagaTATATCTCCTAAAAATATGTCGTTCTCATATTATTCTAAATGggatatatattttattttatttatcttttataaCATCGTGTTGTTCTTATTTtga
- a CDS encoding putative vacuolar ATP synthase subunit f — protein sequence MASRRHRLFNETDLKIYIIGDEDSVVGFLLAGIGFRDGLGKKNFFIVNSKTNKSEIEEVFKEYTSKHDCGVVLINQQIADEIRYLVDLHDKILPTVLEIPSKDKPFDPNKDSIIQRVKLFFGGDISHL from the exons atggCATCACGAAGACATAGACTATTTAATGAAACGgatttaaaaatatatattattggAGATGAA GACTCAGTAGTAGGTTTTTTATTAGCTGGAATTGGTTTTCGTGATGGTCtaggaaaaaaaaattttttcataGTCAATTCAA AAACTAATAAAAGTGAAATTGAAGAAGTTTTCAAAGAGTATACTTCAAAACATGACTGTGGAGTAGTCCTTATTAATCAACaa ATTGCCGATGAAATTAGATATCTAGTTGATTTACATGATAAAATTTTACCAACTGTCCTAGAAATACCATCAAAAGATAAACCCTTTGATCCAAATAAAGATTCGATAATTCAACGAGTGAAACTCTTTTTTGGAGGAGATATTTCACATCTATAA